One Heyndrickxia oleronia genomic window, GGCTGCAATTACACCTGCTAATAAGGCAATGACAGGCTGCCCCAAGAATATAAAGAAAGCTGCAATATTTCCATTACCACCAACGACCGTGATGATAGAACCAATTCCGATTAAAATAATTGGTAAGATGATCGGTAAAAAGGCTTGGAAGGTGGATGGCATTTTACCAAATGATTCTACAATTTTATCATAATCGTATTCTAGTTCATTTCGATCATCTTCAACTTCAATTTTACTTGCCACTTTTTTTGCCCAAAAGTAGCCAACAATTGTTGCAGGAATAGAGACAATTAGTCCAATAAGGATGATTGTACCTAAAAATCCATCGGCACCGATATTGCCTGCTGCTGCAATTGGACCAGGAGTAGGTGGAACAAGTGTATGTGTCGCATATAATCCGGTGGCAAGTGCTACAGACATGGAGGCAACAGCGACTTTAGCTCGTTTTGCTAATGCTTTTCTTAGACTCGATAAAATAACAAATCCAGAATCACAAAATACAGGTATCGAAACAATGTATCCAATTAAACTCATAGCAAGCTGTGGTCTTTTGGGACCGACAATTCGGAGAATGACCTCTGCCATACGTAAGGCAGCACCTGATTTTTCTAAAATCGTACCGATGATGGTTCCGAATACAATCACAAGACCAATACTAGTCATTAATCCACCGAAACCACCGTTAATATTTTCTACAATTTTTGTTAACGGCATACCAGAGGCAAATCCAACGAAAAGCGTTCCGAGTAAAAGGGATAAGAACGGGTGAAGCTTGAACTTAGTTGTTGCTAAAACAATTAATAATACCCCAATAATTAATACTAAAAATAACATGATATTC contains:
- a CDS encoding GntP family permease; the protein is MLFLVLIIGVLLIVLATTKFKLHPFLSLLLGTLFVGFASGMPLTKIVENINGGFGGLMTSIGLVIVFGTIIGTILEKSGAALRMAEVILRIVGPKRPQLAMSLIGYIVSIPVFCDSGFVILSSLRKALAKRAKVAVASMSVALATGLYATHTLVPPTPGPIAAAGNIGADGFLGTIILIGLIVSIPATIVGYFWAKKVASKIEVEDDRNELEYDYDKIVESFGKMPSTFQAFLPIILPIILIGIGSIITVVGGNGNIAAFFIFLGQPVIALLAGVIAAFTLLPNYTEETLTKWVGEGLYDAAPILLITGAGGAFGTVIKNTGIADVIQGWDLANTFGGVWFLLIPFLIAAALKTAQGSSTAALVITSSLIAPMLPLMGIDGAIPLALVVMAVGAGAMTVSHVNDSFFWVVTQFSGMKVTDAYKAQTIATLLQGVVTIIFTMILWMILVYSLIYNKFKSFKTLGYPGVLFWLLSQTFK